From a region of the Castor canadensis chromosome 7, mCasCan1.hap1v2, whole genome shotgun sequence genome:
- the Arhgap19 gene encoding rho GTPase-activating protein 19 isoform X10 has product MKGRCQPATPAGEKGVVFGSPLTEEGIAQIYQLIEYLHKNLRVEGLFRVPGNSVRQQILRDALNNGTDIDLESGEFHSNDVATLLKVFLGELPEPLLTHKHFHAHLKIVDLMQFDDKGNKTNIPDKERQIEALQLLFLMLPPPNRNLLKLLLDLLYQTAKKQDKNKMSAYNLALMFAPHVLWPKNVTANDLQENITKLNNGMAFMIKHSQKLFKAPAYIRECARLHYLGSRTQVSKDSSKHHLRLRNVSKTELMQDDLDLTASVHAKSFQVAKSQKWNQIDSCSHQEETQQRTEEALRELFQHVHDMPESAKKKQFIRQFHKQSLIQTPGREPSTPRVQKRARSRSFSGLIKRKVLGNQMMSEKKNKFSTPESVGMGELKRTSKENMNSLYSGSPAIMMTPTRLKWSDGKKEGKKGFL; this is encoded by the exons AAAAAGGAGTGGTATTTGGATCCCCCCTGACGGAAGAAGGCATTGCTCAAATATACCAACTGATTGAGTATCTTCACAAAA ACTTACGAGTAGAAGGTTTGTTTAGAGTACCAGGCAATAGTGTTCGACAGCAGATTTTAAGGGATGCTCTCAATAACGGAACTGATATTGACTTGGAATCAGGGGAGTTTCATTCAAATGATGTTGCCACCTTGCTGAAAGTGTTTCTAGGAGAGTTACCAGAACCTCTGCTGACACATAAACATTTCCATGCACACCTCAAAATTGTTG acTTGATGCAGTTTGATGATAAAGGAAACAAGACTAATATTCCAGATAAGGAGCGGCAAATTGAGGCTCTTCAGTTACTCTTCCTCATGCTCCCTCCACCCAATCGTAACTTGTTGAAGTTATTACTTGATCTCCTGTACCAGACAGCAAAGAAACAAGATAAGAATAAGATGTCTGCCTATAACCTTGCCCTTATGTTTGCACCCCATGTCCTGTGGCCAAAAAAT GTCACTGCAAATGACCTTCAAGAGAACATCACAAAGTTAAACAATGGGATGGCTTTTATGATTAAACACTCCCAGAAACTTTTTAAG GCTCCTGCTTACATTCGGGAATGTGCCAGACTGCATTATTTGGGCTCCAGAACTCAAGTATCAAAG GATAGCAGCAAACATCACTTGAGATTAAGAAATGTTTCAAAAACTGAACTCATGCAA gaTGACCTTGATCTGACAGCTTCAGTTCATGCTAAGTCCTTCCAGGTGGCAAAATCTCAGAAATGGAACCAGATAGATTCCTGTTCTCATCAGGAGGAGACCCAGCAGCGTACAGAAGAGGCACTGAGAGAGCTCTTCCAACATGTTCACGATATGCCAGAGTCGGCAAAGAAGAAACAGTTTATTAGACAG TTTCATAAGCAGTCTTTGATACAGACACCAGGGCGGGAGCCATCTACTCCCCGGGTACAGAAGAGGGCCCGTTCACGCTCCTTCAGTGGGCTTATTAAG CGCAAAGTCCTGGGAAATCAGATGatgtcagaaaagaaaaacaagttctCTACTCCAGAATCTGTGGGTATGGGTGAATTGAAGAGAACCAGCAAAGAAAATATGAACTCA TTATATTCTGGCTCTCCAGCTATCATGATGACACCAACAAGATTGAAATGGTCTgatgggaagaaagagggaaaaaaag
- the Arhgap19 gene encoding rho GTPase-activating protein 19 isoform X8, with the protein MGEVELKLPGGAGPASGFFRSLMSLKRKEKGVVFGSPLTEEGIAQIYQLIEYLHKTDLRVEGLFRVPGNSVRQQILRDALNNGTDIDLESGEFHSNDVATLLKVFLGELPEPLLTHKHFHAHLKIVDLMQFDDKGNKTNIPDKERQIEALQLLFLMLPPPNRNLLKLLLDLLYQTAKKQDKNKMSAYNLALMFAPHVLWPKNVTANDLQENITKLNNGMAFMIKHSQKLFKAPAYIRECARLHYLGSRTQVSKDSSKHHLRLRNVSKTELMQDDLDLTASVHAKSFQVAKSQKWNQIDSCSHQEETQQRTEEALRELFQHVHDMPESAKKKQFIRQFHKQSLIQTPGREPSTPRVQKRARSRSFSGLIKRKVLGNQMMSEKKNKFSTPESVGMGELKRTSKENMNSLYSGSPAIMMTPTRLKWSDGKKEGKKGFL; encoded by the exons ATGGGGGAAGTGGAACTTAAGTTGCCTGGCGGGGCTGGCCCAGCTTCAGGATTCTTCCGGTCTCTGATGTCTCTCAAACGGAAGG AAAAAGGAGTGGTATTTGGATCCCCCCTGACGGAAGAAGGCATTGCTCAAATATACCAACTGATTGAGTATCTTCACAAAA CAGACTTACGAGTAGAAGGTTTGTTTAGAGTACCAGGCAATAGTGTTCGACAGCAGATTTTAAGGGATGCTCTCAATAACGGAACTGATATTGACTTGGAATCAGGGGAGTTTCATTCAAATGATGTTGCCACCTTGCTGAAAGTGTTTCTAGGAGAGTTACCAGAACCTCTGCTGACACATAAACATTTCCATGCACACCTCAAAATTGTTG acTTGATGCAGTTTGATGATAAAGGAAACAAGACTAATATTCCAGATAAGGAGCGGCAAATTGAGGCTCTTCAGTTACTCTTCCTCATGCTCCCTCCACCCAATCGTAACTTGTTGAAGTTATTACTTGATCTCCTGTACCAGACAGCAAAGAAACAAGATAAGAATAAGATGTCTGCCTATAACCTTGCCCTTATGTTTGCACCCCATGTCCTGTGGCCAAAAAAT GTCACTGCAAATGACCTTCAAGAGAACATCACAAAGTTAAACAATGGGATGGCTTTTATGATTAAACACTCCCAGAAACTTTTTAAG GCTCCTGCTTACATTCGGGAATGTGCCAGACTGCATTATTTGGGCTCCAGAACTCAAGTATCAAAG GATAGCAGCAAACATCACTTGAGATTAAGAAATGTTTCAAAAACTGAACTCATGCAA gaTGACCTTGATCTGACAGCTTCAGTTCATGCTAAGTCCTTCCAGGTGGCAAAATCTCAGAAATGGAACCAGATAGATTCCTGTTCTCATCAGGAGGAGACCCAGCAGCGTACAGAAGAGGCACTGAGAGAGCTCTTCCAACATGTTCACGATATGCCAGAGTCGGCAAAGAAGAAACAGTTTATTAGACAG TTTCATAAGCAGTCTTTGATACAGACACCAGGGCGGGAGCCATCTACTCCCCGGGTACAGAAGAGGGCCCGTTCACGCTCCTTCAGTGGGCTTATTAAG CGCAAAGTCCTGGGAAATCAGATGatgtcagaaaagaaaaacaagttctCTACTCCAGAATCTGTGGGTATGGGTGAATTGAAGAGAACCAGCAAAGAAAATATGAACTCA TTATATTCTGGCTCTCCAGCTATCATGATGACACCAACAAGATTGAAATGGTCTgatgggaagaaagagggaaaaaaag
- the Arhgap19 gene encoding rho GTPase-activating protein 19 isoform X9 has translation MKGRCQPATPAGEKGVVFGSPLTEEGIAQIYQLIEYLHKTDLRVEGLFRVPGNSVRQQILRDALNNGTDIDLESGEFHSNDVATLLKVFLGELPEPLLTHKHFHAHLKIVDLMQFDDKGNKTNIPDKERQIEALQLLFLMLPPPNRNLLKLLLDLLYQTAKKQDKNKMSAYNLALMFAPHVLWPKNVTANDLQENITKLNNGMAFMIKHSQKLFKAPAYIRECARLHYLGSRTQVSKDSSKHHLRLRNVSKTELMQDDLDLTASVHAKSFQVAKSQKWNQIDSCSHQEETQQRTEEALRELFQHVHDMPESAKKKQFIRQFHKQSLIQTPGREPSTPRVQKRARSRSFSGLIKRKVLGNQMMSEKKNKFSTPESVGMGELKRTSKENMNSLYSGSPAIMMTPTRLKWSDGKKEGKKGFL, from the exons AAAAAGGAGTGGTATTTGGATCCCCCCTGACGGAAGAAGGCATTGCTCAAATATACCAACTGATTGAGTATCTTCACAAAA CAGACTTACGAGTAGAAGGTTTGTTTAGAGTACCAGGCAATAGTGTTCGACAGCAGATTTTAAGGGATGCTCTCAATAACGGAACTGATATTGACTTGGAATCAGGGGAGTTTCATTCAAATGATGTTGCCACCTTGCTGAAAGTGTTTCTAGGAGAGTTACCAGAACCTCTGCTGACACATAAACATTTCCATGCACACCTCAAAATTGTTG acTTGATGCAGTTTGATGATAAAGGAAACAAGACTAATATTCCAGATAAGGAGCGGCAAATTGAGGCTCTTCAGTTACTCTTCCTCATGCTCCCTCCACCCAATCGTAACTTGTTGAAGTTATTACTTGATCTCCTGTACCAGACAGCAAAGAAACAAGATAAGAATAAGATGTCTGCCTATAACCTTGCCCTTATGTTTGCACCCCATGTCCTGTGGCCAAAAAAT GTCACTGCAAATGACCTTCAAGAGAACATCACAAAGTTAAACAATGGGATGGCTTTTATGATTAAACACTCCCAGAAACTTTTTAAG GCTCCTGCTTACATTCGGGAATGTGCCAGACTGCATTATTTGGGCTCCAGAACTCAAGTATCAAAG GATAGCAGCAAACATCACTTGAGATTAAGAAATGTTTCAAAAACTGAACTCATGCAA gaTGACCTTGATCTGACAGCTTCAGTTCATGCTAAGTCCTTCCAGGTGGCAAAATCTCAGAAATGGAACCAGATAGATTCCTGTTCTCATCAGGAGGAGACCCAGCAGCGTACAGAAGAGGCACTGAGAGAGCTCTTCCAACATGTTCACGATATGCCAGAGTCGGCAAAGAAGAAACAGTTTATTAGACAG TTTCATAAGCAGTCTTTGATACAGACACCAGGGCGGGAGCCATCTACTCCCCGGGTACAGAAGAGGGCCCGTTCACGCTCCTTCAGTGGGCTTATTAAG CGCAAAGTCCTGGGAAATCAGATGatgtcagaaaagaaaaacaagttctCTACTCCAGAATCTGTGGGTATGGGTGAATTGAAGAGAACCAGCAAAGAAAATATGAACTCA TTATATTCTGGCTCTCCAGCTATCATGATGACACCAACAAGATTGAAATGGTCTgatgggaagaaagagggaaaaaaag